The nucleotide sequence tttcagtccaaaccTAATTTTGCGTATCTGACTcagctagttaaggtcttgttgagcagctaattagtagaatcaggtATGTTATGttacggtagatctccaggaagagggttgggcatcCCTGCATTATAGTGTCTGTGGCAGCATagtagtcaattttcttcttcattggctgattgctcataggaatccccacccagttgactactttaagttggctactttaaaatggtggaagcacTCTATGGCATGAAGCACTCTATGTCCATGCTAAAAAGGGTTATATCCATGAGTCCTCGATCTCTATTACAACAGGCAAAACTCTGATATAAAGTAGTATTTGTATTTTCCAAAGTTGCCGAAATGCCACGTGTGTCCACTTATCAGTGCATTCATTACAACCTAACCATTATGAAACTTATgttagataaaaaaaaaaaactcacgtTATTTGTTAACCAAATTCGtcactctcattgacctccatacaaaaatgtCTCACTTGGTGGTAGGGTTGCAAAGGAACGAAAACTTTCCGGGAAATTTCTGAAATTTTCCATGGCAGGTTAAGCCTGGGAATTTGGGGGAATCTTgcttaaattcattaaaaaaggtagctttttttgtgggatacacaaggcaattctTAGTAtagtggcatattttggttaaactatccccaattcaatggaattgcaacctttgcatgcacagtgcattcttccatcacatgtacagcgcactcttccatcacatgtacagctgattctcaagatcttgcacactactGAGATGctttgagcccacactactacactgtctgagccaaggactacatccTTTCTGGTATTTTTTTTTGTTagctagtaaatagtagcctacagcaaaatgtgtttaaataatttctaacttgttaataATTTCTGCTAGTTcatttttgctaccatgtgggttttagcttgcttgagcctgctaactgagtgttaattcacctgtttccatgtttaattttaaaacatttatcttacaaaggagttgtttaatttAACTATTTATCTGTGATTGGAATTGTATTTAGTTgattttttaaaatcattttCCCCccaatctttacaggaaaatgccacgggcactatctgatgtgtggagacatttcaccgCAGCTAATGTAGAATGAAAAGCTCTGTATATTTGAAAAtgctgtgccaaatcatatgtgaagaatgcaacaaagatgcagaataatctggccaagtgcataaagttcccttagtgctcacaacaagcaacctctgacaagtCATTCTACTTGGATTCgaggtgaaaattatgaatcagacaccttattggtatcaacagctcatggtcctcctggaatccgatgtttttttttactcaatGGGGGAATATAGTCAGAGagatgctgatgaatgtcttgctcaagctgtgtatgcaactggttcacctctgctgctcacaggcaatgtgtattggaagagatttctgaatgttcttcgcccagcatacacccttCCAACCAGACATTGTTTATATACTCATTTGCTGAATGCAGAATTcaagagttcaagtgaaggtcaagcaaaccatagactgtattgcaatcatctctaatgggtggtcgaatgttcgtggaCAAGAAATAATTAACTACACcgccacccctcaaccagtattctacaagagaaCAGACACAAGGAACAACAGACACACCAGTCTCTACATttcagatgagctgaaggcagtcatcaatgaccatggaccacagaaggtatttgcactggtgactatgctgcgaacatgaaggatgcttggtctaaagtggaggagtcctaacCTCACaacacacccattggctgtgctgctcatgcattcaatctgctcctcaaggacatcatggcgctgaaaacaatggatacactctacaagagagccaaggaaatggttaggtatagcagcaatctacctcaccaagcaaagtgagaagaataagaggaccacattgaagctgcccagcaacacatgttgttgtggtgttgtcatcatgtttgacagtttcctggaggggaaggagtatcttcaagaaatggccatatcacagtctgccgatatagacagccccatcaagaagcctgaaactcctgaaacctatagtagtagccattgcacggatcgAGGGAGAcgatgccatcctgtctgatgttcagacgctgcttgcagatgtaagagaagaaatccatactgccctgcccacttcactgttgctccaagcagaggaaactgcagttctgaaatacatcaaaaagcgtgtggacttctgcctgaagcccatacactcCGCAGCGTACATGCTGGACcgcaagtatgctggcaagagcatcctgtctggtgcagagatcaacaaggcctatggtgtcatcactacggtgtatcgccaccttggcctggatgagggtaAGATTCTTGGCAGACTGGCAAAGTACACTTTCAAGCAAgagctttgggatggagatgcaatatggcagtcgtgtcaacatatctcatcagctacctggtggaagggacttgtggatctgaggctctttcccaagttgcctccatcatcctccaaatcccaccaacatcagccgcctcagagcgcaactggtccttgtttgggaacacgcacaccaaagcacgcaacaggctgaccaatacgagggttggtggccatccgggcaaatttgaggctttttgagcctgataACGAgtcatcctcaacaaggttggaaagtgacagtgaagatgaggcctcagagtctgatgttcaagaggtggacattgaggcgGTCCAGGAAGAAGACCTGGAAGCCtaagaggaagacaaccaaagctttagtttctagactattattttacagatgtatgctgaaaaatgtttttgggagatacgatggatcattggggatcattcaatattccctttgtTTTGTTGCTCAGTGATATCATCCCAtatgaagagtcaactcatttaattaaagttcaatttgtaactaaatagttttttttctattggaaggatttaatcatttgcaattatgtctacttaagATAAGGTAAACATTTATGTTTGTCTccatatggtaaatatatccaatgcaaaaaacatctacatttaaatggtattaatttgcatatattcccgTCAATTCCCACAAAGTTTCCACTTTtttgaatattccccaaaatgtgcaaccttACTTGGTGGGCTTATTTTTCTGGACAGATTTAAAACCTCTCGcattgcctcttcctctctgttatGACTGTCCACTGAAAGACCTGACCCTCTATCAATAAAGTAAACCTAAGCAGAGTGCACACCATTGCTGCTTCCAAGTGCTGTCATTGCCTGCACAACCAATATGACTCGACATTGATATTGTTCGGCACAGCCAGGTTTATTCTCTGTGAAATTAATATCAAACCCAATACTGCTACAGAGGCAGAGctgtaataaatacagtatgatTGATTTGATATGCAGACAACACTGTTAGAAATCAGTCTTCTTCAGATGTCTGGCCAAAATTACTGACCCAGAACCTGGGATTTATATTTCTGCATCTCTTTCATGGTTTCCCATCCATAAAGAATGTAACTATTACAAACTTTTTAGTACCACCCattaaatacactgaacaaaaatataaacgcaacatgtaaagtgttggtcccatgtttcatgatctgaaataagacccccaaaaattgtcatacgcacaaaaagcttatttctctcaaattttgtccacaaatttgtttacatccctgttagtgagcatttctcctttgccaagatgatCCATCCCCCTGAcgggtgtggaatatcaagaagggGATTAAACAGcaagatcattacacaggtgcaccttgtgctgggatcaataaaaggctactctaaaatgtgcagtttggtcacacaacacaatgcccgagatgtctcaagttttcagggagcgtgcaattggcatgctgactgcaggaaagtctaccagagatgtttccagaaaatgtaatgttaatttctcccaccataagctgcctcccatgtcgttttagagaatatgGCAGTGCATACAACCGGTCTCACAACTGCAAACTACGTGTAACttcgccagcccaggacctccacatccggttcCTCCACCTACAGGATGGTCTGAGACCGGTCAGCGGATGAAACTTTTGGTTTGctcaaccaaagaatttctgcacaaactgtcagaaaccgtctcgggGAAGTTAATTTGcttgctcgttgtcctcaccaggatcATGACCTGACTGCAatttggcgtcgtaaccgactttattgggaaaatgctcaccttcgatggcccctggcacactggagaagtgtgctctttgtGTATGAGCCCCAGTATGGGGCAGATGGCAGACGTGTGGGAAAACTGCTTGCCTATGTCAATGTTGTCGACAGAGTGCccagtggtggtggggttatggtatgggcaggcataagagCTATCGTGATGAgaacctgaggcccattgttgtgctaTTCAtctctgccatcacctcatgttgcaacataatgcacggccccatgtcgcaagaatctgcacacaattcctgtaagctgaaaatgtcccagttcttccatggcctgcatactcaccagatatgtcacccattgatcacgtttggaatgctctggatcaacaAGTATGACAGCGTATTctagtctgccccccccccccccaatattcagcaacttcgcacagccattgaagagaagtgggacaacattccacaggccacaatcaacagcctgatcaactcaatgcgaagatgtcacgctgcatgaggcaaatggttgtCACCAGATAATGACTGGTTTTGATCCATGGCCctactaaaaaaaaaaaaggtatctgtgatcaacagatgcatatctgtattcccagtcatgtgaaagccACAGtttagggcctcccgagtggtgccgCGGGCTAAGGCACAGCATTtccgtgctagaggcgtcactacataccctggtttgattccaggctgtgtcacaatcGGTcatgtttgggagtcccatagggcggcgcacaattggcccagcatcgacCGGGTTAGGCCGTCaatgtaagtaagaatttgttcttaattgacttgcctcgttaaattcattttatttaacctttattacaaatgactgatttcctaaAATCGTTGCATTTTTGTTCTGTGCCGTACCAtgcatttacactgaacaaaattgaacatttctgggatcttttatttcaggtcatgaaacatgggaccaacacactttacatgttacgtttatatttttgttcattgtaaGTAGTACCATCATTGAAATGTAATTTCATTATCTAATGGATAATGAATAGTGACAAACATATTGACCGTCTGGGAGGACTGCACTGCACACGCCTGCGGTAATTCTGGCTGCATAGCTATCATTTCTCACATCAGTCATTAACCTATGTAGTGGCCTGCAAACCTGTTTCCTGATAACAATCAAATATCAAATATGAGTCACCACAAGAGTAGACTTACAGTATGTTAGATTTGTCTTACCTCCCTTCATTCCCCCTTTCACTAGGTGTATATGAGTACGTTCCACTCGAAACTGGAGAAGGTATGAGGTTGCAGATCAACGCTCAGAACTGCGTGCACTGCAAGACGTGCGACATCAAGGACCCCAGCCAGAACATCAACTGGGTGGTGCCCGAAGGCAGCGGAGGACCAGCCTACAATGGAATGTGATTTCCCTTTTCATTCAGACATATCACGAGACACCAATTGTAGCAGTGAGGTCAGAAACCTCAAGTGTGGTGTCTACAAAAACACATTCAGGGCTTGCTGCCAAGACAGCTTTTAGAATCTACTGTACCGTGTGCATAGATATGGAACTGAATGTCAACATTGTAAAGTACGGGCATTAAACAGTGACTTTGGTTCATGTACGGTTTTCAGAATGCAACTAAAGTATTTTATATATTTGTATGCCATAAGCAGAAGAAGCTGCATTGACATGGATCGAACTATCTTCGAATCAGTGCCAAAATTGAGGGTTATTTCATTAGCTAGTTGCAGGTGCCATTAGCAATAACAGCATATGATCTATGAGATACAGTACATAATGTCATTAGTGGGTAGGATGTATGCGGGTGAATACTCTTATTGAACATACAGGTAGTATTTAATTGCATTGTATACAGGTGGAGTATGGAAATTTCTAGAAAGAGTCAACTAACCAACCACATTTCATCTTTATGGCTTATATTAAACAttcagaaaaataaataaagggaTATTACAGTAGTTATTCAGAGTAAATATGAAATTAATAGTGAAATACTCTTGACAAAATGCTGACAGGTTTACGCTTCCTCAAAAAAAAATGCTTACATTTTGTTACATATGTATACTTCATTTTCATCTGCCCTTGTGTGCCACTCATTAAACAGACAATATGATTATATGGTCCTGGTTTTCAATTTGCACCTGTATTGTAGCTAGCTGCCTAAACGAAATAACTATTGGCAAGTGGACTTTAAGGATAGGCCTATATCAAATTATTGTCTGATACCTTCACACAAACATTTTGGAATAGATTtgcttctctttctccttttccTCCTTCACTTTTATCTGGACTCTCTTCATCTCGTTTCCGATTGCTGTTAAAGGATGCAAAAAGTAAATTCACTTGGTCAGGCAAGGAAAACAACCGATCATGATGAAACGAAAAATATAATGTTGCACATCTGTTAAAGGGGGTTTCTAAACAAGTTTAATTTGATAAATATACTGCTCTCACTATTGACCATGTATTCTATAGTTAGCCTTTGGGTTATGGAAAGGAACACGTGAGGACATGATCCCCTGGATTGATTGTCACAATAAAAAAGCAGTAAAAACCTTTATCCTCCGGTGCAATTTCTTGAGCTTTCTTCAGATCACTCTAATGGAACAAGTTAAAAACATTTCAGTGAGTCAACAGACACTGATTTATGAAACGAGTCGGCCCAACTTGACGGCATCCTTTAGTGCAAATAAATAGTTCTGTGGCAGGGGTTCCAGTCCAGAAAGAGCACATTTTAGTTAGGCTGGCACCAAGGCTACACATTTTGAAGACAGAAATGTCTGGTATGATAAGTTTCTCTTTACCATGGCTTTACTGTACTCCTTCAGTCCTTGCCAGGCCTGGGCCCTCCTGAACAGAGCCTTAGTGTTTTTCTGGTTCAACTCCAGTGCctgaaaacaaacacacaaaatcAGACTAAATAGTAACTGCACTTCAGtgtttattttaaatgtttatcTACAAATTGACCTAAGAATATACATATCCTAAGTTGCACTCAATCAGTTCCATAGAGACTTACAGTACTGACCACCAATGGCCTTTGAATCTTTGCCATTAATAAACAATCGTACTGTAGCCTAGTGATGGTAGCGTGATAGGGCTTGCTTCTAGGATTTTGGCTGGCCTAAAATACTTACCTCGTCACAACTGTCCATGGCTTCCTGCCAGAGCTGCAACTTCAGTTTACAGGCAGCTGTGTTGAGAATGCAGCTCAACACTGTGGGCTCCAGCTTCGTTTGGGCCTTCTCAATCTCCTGCTCGTCTCCGCCAAGCGCCAGATACCTGGCAAGAGACACATTTCACCATTTAGTCCACACtttgctagcctggtcccaggtctgtgtGCGCCATTTGGCCAACTTCTATGGTCATCGCACATTCAAAACCATGTCAAGCAGACAGGCCTAGTTCACAAGCAGACCTAGTACACACACAAATCACAGCAAGAGAAGAGTGAGCCTGGGACCATGTTTCACCTGAGAGCTTTGGAGTACTTCTTGATTGCAGATTGCCAGTCTTGGTTCTTGAAGAAGTTGTTCCCAATATTCTTAATATCTTCAGCAGCAGACAGGATTTTGTCAACCTAACCAAAAAGACAAGTGTGAAACTTTTATGCCATTTTCACAATCACAGCAATTCATAGTTCATGATACACTTTTAATTTGACAGACTAAATCAATACACATATGCTGATTGAGGGTGAATAAAGGTTAAGACAATATTCTTTGCTTATTAATACTTAGTAGTAAGAACTACTAATATTCTCTGAATATTTTAAGAGAAGCATTCAGAGAAAAAAAGGCAGGCCTACTAACATCTTTTAAGTCGACATCGGAGTCCTCTGGGTAGTCTGGATGGGTGTCCCCTGAGCAGTCATTCGGTGCTACTCCCCAGTTGTCGCCATCTTTATGCTCACCACACTCAGCAATTACACATGGCTATGTGGAAAGAAACATCAGAGCAAAACTGTTAATACATGATGAGCATTTCACAAGTGTCACACACCTTACAGAAAAATACTAGGTAATCTACCTGCTGGCTACAAAACACACAGCTTGCTGCAGTTTTAATATGCCCCAAAACAACCTCTGATGACAATGTCATCACACACATTACACCAAGCTCCTACTTAATGTGGCACTTGTTTTCACTGATTTACCTTGACGGGCATGTCCTCGTTGGTCTCTATGGCCTCCAGTGTTTTCACCAGCCCCATCCCCTTCAAGACTTGTCCAAAGACCACATGTTTGCCGTCTAGATGAGCAGTAGGCACAGTGGTGATGAAAAACTGGGAGCCATTGGTGGCGGGTCCAGAATTGGCCATACTCAGCAAGCCCCCTTTGTCGTGCTGGAGAGGAGACCGACACCCACATGTTAATTTAGAGTTGACAAAGAAAACTAAAAGTATATGTTATGATTAGGGTCAGGTATTTATACTAGCCCCAGCTATATGTTATGCCGTTATGAAAATCCTTACCTTGTAATAGAAGTTCTCATCTTCAAACTTCTCCCCATAGATGCTCTCTCCTCCAGTGCCATTCTGGTTGGAGAAATCACCTCCCTGGATCATGAATTGCTTGATGACTAAAATTGATTGACAGCGTAAAATACATGTAAGAGGTCATTAACTTTCTGAAGTTGCTAAAAAATTGATTTACTACTGAATTATAGATGTGATCTATAATAGCTATGCATCGGTAAAAGAGGTTTCAAAGTAGTAATTTGGAACAAAATGAG is from Oncorhynchus masou masou isolate Uvic2021 chromosome 32, UVic_Omas_1.1, whole genome shotgun sequence and encodes:
- the LOC135526507 gene encoding peptidyl-prolyl cis-trans isomerase D-like isoform X1, with the protein product MSNATPVTKPSNKENPRVFLDVDIGGERVGRIVFELFADVVPKTAENFRALCTGEKGTGKTTGKPLHFKGCPFHRIIKQFMIQGGDFSNQNGTGGESIYGEKFEDENFYYKHDKGGLLSMANSGPATNGSQFFITTVPTAHLDGKHVVFGQVLKGMGLVKTLEAIETNEDMPVKPCVIAECGEHKDGDNWGVAPNDCSGDTHPDYPEDSDVDLKDVDKILSAAEDIKNIGNNFFKNQDWQSAIKKYSKALRYLALGGDEQEIEKAQTKLEPTVLSCILNTAACKLKLQLWQEAMDSCDEALELNQKNTKALFRRAQAWQGLKEYSKAMSDLKKAQEIAPEDKAIGNEMKRVQIKVKEEKEKEKQIYSKMFV
- the LOC135526507 gene encoding peptidyl-prolyl cis-trans isomerase D-like isoform X2 translates to MSNATPVTKPSNKENPRVFLDVDIGGERVGRIVFELFADVVPKTAENFRALCTGEKGTGKTTGKPLHFKGCPFHRIIKQFMIQGGDFSNQNGTGGESIYGEKFEDENFYYKHDKGGLLSMANSGPATNGSQFFITTVPTAHLDGKHVVFGQVLKGMGLVKTLEAIETNEDMPVKPCVIAECGEHKDGDNWGVAPNDCSGDTHPDYPEDSDVDLKDVDKILSAAEDIKNIGNNFFKNQDWQSAIKKYSKALRYLALGGDEQEIEKAQTKLEPTVLSCILNTAACKLKLQLWQEAMDSCDEALELNQKNTKALFRRAQAWQGLKEYSKAMQSETR